AAACATCTTTAGGAAGTTTTCTTTCCAATTCCCGAAGAACTCTTTTACCAATCGTCCTGAGCTTTTTCCTCGCCATTTTTGCCTTCTTCTGTCTTCTGGGATGATGTCCAAAAAAAGCGTCCCGCAATAATTGTTTGCTCACTCTTCTGTAGCTTTGTCTTTGTACAACGCTCTCTTTTTCTGCTATTTTTCTACAATTGTCGATTACTTTTTTTGCTAATTTGGCATCGGTAGGAAAGGTAATGTTCTTCTCCTGAACCGTCGTATCTACCTGAACTTCATCTTCTGTTTTGGCTTTGGGATGGAGAGAAACGCTTTGTCCCAAAAGAAATTCCAAACCCTTATCTCCAATTCTTTTTCTGAAGTGTACAAAATTGCTCGGATCGAAAGGCTGCTCTGTCTGGAAAAAGGTTTCTCCGGTAAAATATTGCCAATACGCATTCTCAATCCATCTCTCTATTACACTTTCATCACTTTCTTTAAACATTTCCTTGAGCAAAAGCATTCCTGCTATTTTACGGATAGCAATAGAAGGTCTTCCGTTTTCTGAAAATAATTTCTCAAACTCTGACTCCATTTTATCCCAGGAAATCTCCCCAGCTAATTTTACCACCGGATGCTCCATATTAATAAGCTCCGTAAGCCTGGTCTTGAATAAATTCTGCTGTAAATCCTCTCTTATTTTGCCTAACATTTTGCCACTTTTTATATCCTAAAAATACAATTTATTGCAATTTTTTACAACGATTTTTTACGAAATATAAGTGCATAAAACTGATAATCAAAATATTACTTGGTTTTTAAGGAATGACTAAATATACAAATTATGCCTTGGAATCCTGATGTTTACAATCAATTTAAAAATATTCGTTTTAAACCTTTTTTTGACCTTTCAGATCTGATTCAGAATAAAGGCAATATGAAAGCCATTGATTTGGGTTGCGGAACAGGCGAACAAACCGCCATTCTTGCAGAACGATTTGAGCAGGCTCATTTTATAGGAATTGATTCTTCTGCAGAAATGCTGGAAAAATCAAAAACGCTGGAAGCCGAAAATCTACATTTCAGACAGGCAACAACGGAAGAAATTCTCGACAGTAACGAAAACTGGGATTTAATATTCAGTAACGCAGCATTACAATGGTCGGACGATCATGAAACATTGTTTCCAAAGTTGATTTCCAAACTGAATAAAAGCGGACAATTAGCAATACAAATGCCTTATCAGCCTGGAAATATTCTGAATAAAATTTTACTTGAAATGGGCAATGAAGAGCCTTTCAAAACCCAACTGAACCATTGGAACCGCGCTTCGACTGTGCTTACTCTGGATGAATATGCGCAGATTTTATTTGATAATGACATTGAAGATATAAATATTTCACAAAAAGTCTATCCAGTTATCGCAGAAGATCATGAAACATTGTTTAATTTCATTTCCGGATCGGCTCTTATTCCTTATCTGGAAAGGCTGAGTGAAGAAAATCAGCAGACATTTATTGCTGAATTTAAGAAAAGAATTGCTATTAATTTCCCAAAACTTCCTGCAATCTATTCTTTTAAAAGAATTTTGATGTACGGAAGAAAAAAATAAATTAAAAAACGCGGCTTAAACATAATAAGCCGCTTTTTAATTAAATTTTACAGTCCTTTTTTCCCTTCTATCCAGTATGCTTGGGATTTTATACATTTTGGTGAAACACCTTTCAATTTTAAAAATTTCCTTACGATATTCATGGTTTGTCCGTTTCCTGTAAGGTAAAATACCACCTCATCGTTTTGAACGGCTTGCTTTTCTTCCTGTAAAAATTCAGTTAAAGCTTCAATAATTTTCATTGAATCATTTTTATCCGCGTGATACCCATATAAACCGAGGGTTTCCAATGATTCAGGATTTTCCAGTTCATGGAGACAGACAAAAACCGATTCGCTCTCTTCCGCTGCTTCTTTAATGGAAAGAGAAGTTCCCAACGATGTTTCATCCCCAATTGAAAAATGAATTTTAGCTTCATGATTGAAAAACTTTTTTCCTCTGGGAATCAAAATTTTCAATGTATTATTTTCTGATAACTGACTGATGAAAGAACTTCCCGCCGCCGTTTCGTTATGCACATGAAAAACAACTTCAAAGCAACCGTCTTTTTCGTTAAAATTAAATGGCGAGTAATTACGGAAATCCCTTTCATTAATTCGGATCCCGATGGCATAAGCCGGCTCAAAATAAATACCTTCCAAATCTGTTTTAAACTGAATTTTCCTTAAATTTTCTGATATATTTTCAACCTTTGTAATGATGCATTCTCTGAACTTGGATGACAAAACATTTTCCACCGCATCATTAATCCATTTTGGTAA
The sequence above is a segment of the Chryseobacterium sp. MYb264 genome. Coding sequences within it:
- a CDS encoding IS5 family transposase, with translation MLGKIREDLQQNLFKTRLTELINMEHPVVKLAGEISWDKMESEFEKLFSENGRPSIAIRKIAGMLLLKEMFKESDESVIERWIENAYWQYFTGETFFQTEQPFDPSNFVHFRKRIGDKGLEFLLGQSVSLHPKAKTEDEVQVDTTVQEKNITFPTDAKLAKKVIDNCRKIAEKESVVQRQSYRRVSKQLLRDAFFGHHPRRQKKAKMARKKLRTIGKRVLRELERKLPKDVLKGYEDVFKIYLKALTQERTTKDKIYSLHEPQVACIAKGKSGKAYEFGTKVAVVRGRKTGIISSVKRFSGNPHDSKTLEESLAQSERVRKSVGGTRPTKATTDRGFKGIKEVEGTAILLPAKKEKTKYGQQVARLRFRARAAIEPCISHLKRNHSLGLNFLKGVAGDINNALLAGIGYNLKMRLNQIKQQILLWLELVLRIFLGKYNFQSQKTAF
- a CDS encoding methyltransferase domain-containing protein yields the protein MPWNPDVYNQFKNIRFKPFFDLSDLIQNKGNMKAIDLGCGTGEQTAILAERFEQAHFIGIDSSAEMLEKSKTLEAENLHFRQATTEEILDSNENWDLIFSNAALQWSDDHETLFPKLISKLNKSGQLAIQMPYQPGNILNKILLEMGNEEPFKTQLNHWNRASTVLTLDEYAQILFDNDIEDINISQKVYPVIAEDHETLFNFISGSALIPYLERLSEENQQTFIAEFKKRIAINFPKLPAIYSFKRILMYGRKK
- a CDS encoding FAD-binding oxidoreductase — encoded protein: MASLPKWINDAVENVLSSKFRECIITKVENISENLRKIQFKTDLEGIYFEPAYAIGIRINERDFRNYSPFNFNEKDGCFEVVFHVHNETAAGSSFISQLSENNTLKILIPRGKKFFNHEAKIHFSIGDETSLGTSLSIKEAAEESESVFVCLHELENPESLETLGLYGYHADKNDSMKIIEALTEFLQEEKQAVQNDEVVFYLTGNGQTMNIVRKFLKLKGVSPKCIKSQAYWIEGKKGL